A genomic window from Acidobacteriota bacterium includes:
- a CDS encoding carboxypeptidase regulatory-like domain-containing protein → MNTIKVHNLVTIVFLLLVATLSGLAQTSGSASLRGTVTDPTGAVVAQAKVLLRDEQTQQERTATTNEDGLFSFTALTPGVFTVKVEGVGFKVYSLSKFLLSPSETRGLSIKLEIGAATESVTVTGEAAQIQTETGEKAYTITASQIENLSLISRSSLELLRILPGVVGPDAETLDFTGFQQGGNANNGFSVNGQRGQNINISIDGSITKDVGANNGTIVTPNNDMVKEVRVQTSNYAAEFGTSTLQVTAVTKSGGKQFHGSLYEYARHYSLNANDRARNYSALARPQSSQFYTGGNLGGPIKLPATVGGDKVKDRLFFFYGFEYQRQRNPQDIVFGVVPTLKQRQGDFSEFLPCANIGNPAGCTSTYLLQNRTLTVPRNAPTGFTVGQSLVANNFNLAPFKDASNLGPTMLSTLFPAPNYTDPTGRFNYVTGETLPLDRTDQKLRVDYKVSERTNLYVRLARETEGEEFSYGVWGRSAYVPGYSNTLGDHIGRSAAANLVTVFDPTLTMEVVFSASKLKLSHEFKDVEKVSPQALGLSNLKLPFGNLGKTFPTLQVTGLSQGLTGGGYVGNFQGETPQFAFNSSYSVNGNVTKINGSHVYKFGSLLEQVNKKQNLGNQYNGRIVLGGVTNGTGNSFGNLYIGRPVSVQQSNTPPVGEFRAWNFDVYAQDAWKMKPWFTFEYGLRVVNVPNNKERNGLETFFDVTKYQRNAGAFINGDFNKPNGIQLVSRGEAKAGIVDDPAPRLAPRLSFAWDVSKKGNFVVRGGYGLFYNRAAGNFQYSPALQNAPNYINPTVRFDSAATAFKDGVQNLTLDRLTQVDLARVPLSITPVSLNPEGNDVTRTASSSLSIARRLGKGNVLEVGYVGNQVRHLPQVRNINFVPIGALLKGTLTATNGQVLDLSSAVQRVALSTDAYRQLLPFPDFNAINFREYVGTSAYHSGQLTLTRQQGKLTYTAAYTFSKALGIFGGDGGTVDPLDARNRSYGVQAYDRTHNLVVNYNYNLPRVIRGKGNRLASGLLNGWQLSGISTYQSGAPIRVFFSGGATGATGTGLNGANVWQSWFGTNAFAGAGTTNIGGIAPILLANPQINGASTNVGDKLYDVATIGIPAFGQSGAYQSPFYSRLPSRNNHDMTVMKNFRFKEGKNIQLRTGLFNIFNQAFVTRQSDVDMTLQTDCRVRVNGVPNGLGGTVNNVCDPTQGYFFNDTTLQNFGKVITKRGNRRVQISVRFTF, encoded by the coding sequence ATGAATACAATCAAAGTCCATAACCTTGTAACAATAGTCTTCCTATTGTTGGTCGCTACCTTGAGCGGGCTGGCGCAAACCAGCGGCAGCGCATCCTTGCGCGGTACGGTCACTGACCCAACTGGCGCAGTAGTTGCTCAGGCTAAAGTCCTGTTGCGCGACGAACAGACGCAGCAGGAACGCACCGCGACAACCAATGAAGACGGCCTTTTCAGCTTTACCGCGTTAACGCCTGGCGTGTTTACGGTCAAGGTCGAGGGCGTGGGATTCAAGGTATATTCGCTCAGCAAATTTCTGCTCAGCCCCAGCGAAACACGCGGATTGAGTATCAAACTGGAAATTGGCGCGGCGACTGAATCGGTCACTGTTACCGGCGAAGCCGCCCAGATTCAAACCGAGACGGGCGAGAAGGCGTACACCATTACCGCCAGCCAGATTGAAAACCTTTCGCTGATTTCGCGCAGCAGTCTGGAACTCCTGCGCATCCTGCCTGGAGTGGTCGGCCCCGATGCCGAAACGCTTGATTTTACGGGCTTCCAACAAGGTGGCAATGCGAACAATGGGTTCAGTGTGAACGGTCAGCGCGGGCAAAACATCAACATCAGCATTGACGGCTCGATCACCAAAGATGTCGGCGCGAACAACGGCACTATCGTTACACCCAACAACGATATGGTGAAAGAAGTGCGCGTGCAGACCTCCAATTACGCGGCGGAATTCGGTACGAGTACCTTGCAGGTCACCGCCGTCACCAAATCGGGCGGCAAACAATTTCACGGCAGCTTGTATGAATACGCACGGCATTACAGCCTGAATGCTAACGACCGTGCCCGCAATTACTCCGCTTTGGCGCGGCCCCAATCGTCGCAGTTTTATACCGGTGGTAACCTCGGCGGGCCGATCAAACTACCCGCAACGGTGGGCGGCGATAAAGTCAAAGATCGCCTCTTTTTCTTTTACGGGTTTGAATATCAACGCCAGCGCAATCCGCAGGACATCGTCTTCGGCGTTGTTCCCACCCTCAAACAGCGGCAGGGAGATTTTAGCGAATTTCTGCCGTGCGCCAACATTGGGAACCCAGCCGGTTGCACTTCGACTTACCTGCTGCAAAACCGCACCTTGACCGTGCCGCGTAACGCCCCGACGGGCTTCACGGTCGGGCAGAGTCTGGTGGCAAATAATTTCAATCTCGCACCTTTCAAAGATGCCTCGAATCTAGGGCCGACGATGCTCAGCACGTTGTTTCCAGCACCGAATTACACCGATCCGACCGGGCGCTTCAATTACGTCACGGGTGAGACGTTGCCTTTAGATCGTACCGATCAGAAATTGCGCGTAGATTACAAGGTCAGTGAGCGCACGAATCTGTATGTCCGGTTGGCGCGCGAGACCGAAGGCGAAGAATTTTCCTATGGTGTGTGGGGCCGCAGCGCGTATGTGCCGGGTTACAGCAACACACTCGGCGATCACATTGGACGTTCGGCAGCCGCCAATCTGGTCACGGTTTTTGACCCGACCCTGACGATGGAAGTTGTCTTCAGCGCCAGTAAACTAAAGCTCTCGCATGAATTCAAAGACGTGGAGAAAGTCTCGCCGCAGGCATTGGGTCTCAGCAATTTGAAACTCCCCTTCGGCAATCTGGGCAAAACGTTCCCGACGCTTCAGGTGACGGGTCTTTCACAAGGACTCACAGGCGGCGGATATGTCGGTAATTTTCAGGGCGAGACGCCGCAGTTTGCTTTTAATTCCAGCTATTCCGTCAATGGCAACGTCACGAAGATCAACGGCTCCCACGTTTACAAATTCGGATCGTTGCTGGAACAGGTCAACAAGAAACAGAACCTCGGCAATCAGTACAACGGGCGCATTGTGCTGGGTGGGGTGACCAACGGCACGGGCAATTCCTTTGGCAATCTGTACATTGGGCGACCTGTTTCGGTGCAGCAATCCAATACGCCGCCCGTCGGTGAATTCCGTGCCTGGAACTTCGATGTGTATGCGCAGGACGCCTGGAAGATGAAGCCGTGGTTTACCTTTGAATACGGCTTGCGCGTGGTCAACGTGCCGAATAACAAAGAGCGCAATGGCCTGGAAACGTTCTTTGACGTGACGAAATACCAACGCAACGCAGGAGCCTTTATCAATGGCGATTTCAATAAGCCGAATGGGATTCAACTGGTCTCGCGCGGCGAAGCCAAAGCCGGCATCGTGGACGATCCCGCGCCGCGCCTGGCTCCGCGTCTGAGCTTCGCCTGGGATGTCAGCAAGAAAGGAAACTTTGTCGTGCGCGGTGGTTACGGGCTGTTTTATAACCGCGCGGCGGGTAACTTCCAATATTCGCCTGCGTTGCAGAACGCACCGAATTATATCAATCCGACGGTTCGCTTCGATTCAGCCGCAACCGCTTTCAAAGATGGCGTGCAGAATTTGACGCTGGATCGCTTGACGCAAGTTGATCTGGCGCGCGTCCCACTTTCGATCACGCCGGTCTCACTCAATCCCGAAGGCAACGACGTGACACGGACAGCGAGTTCCAGTCTCTCCATCGCGCGCCGCTTGGGGAAAGGGAACGTGCTGGAGGTTGGTTATGTCGGCAATCAGGTGCGTCATTTGCCGCAGGTGCGCAACATCAATTTCGTGCCTATCGGCGCGTTGCTGAAAGGCACGCTCACGGCGACCAACGGCCAAGTGCTTGATCTGTCGAGCGCCGTACAACGCGTTGCCCTTTCGACCGACGCCTATCGCCAATTGTTGCCCTTCCCGGATTTCAATGCCATCAACTTCCGCGAATATGTTGGCACGTCAGCGTATCATTCCGGCCAACTGACGCTGACGCGGCAACAGGGCAAGCTAACCTATACGGCAGCCTATACTTTCTCAAAAGCGCTCGGCATTTTTGGCGGCGATGGTGGCACGGTTGACCCGCTGGATGCGCGCAACCGTTCGTATGGCGTGCAAGCGTATGATCGCACGCATAATCTGGTCGTGAATTACAACTACAACTTGCCGCGCGTGATTCGTGGCAAGGGCAATAGATTGGCGAGTGGCTTATTGAACGGCTGGCAGTTATCAGGCATCTCGACCTATCAAAGCGGTGCGCCGATTCGCGTCTTCTTTTCCGGGGGCGCAACAGGAGCGACCGGCACGGGGTTGAATGGCGCGAATGTCTGGCAATCATGGTTTGGCACGAATGCGTTTGCGGGCGCGGGCACGACCAACATCGGCGGCATCGCGCCGATCCTGTTGGCGAATCCGCAAATCAATGGCGCGAGTACCAACGTTGGCGATAAGCTTTATGACGTTGCCACCATCGGCATTCCGGCCTTTGGGCAATCGGGTGCCTATCAATCGCCGTTTTATTCGCGCCTGCCCAGCCGCAACAATCACGACATGACAGTGATGAAAAACTTCCGCTTTAAGGAAGGCAAAAACATCCAGCTTCGGACAGGCCTTTTCAATATCTTCAATCAAGCCTTTGTCACGCGGCAATCGGATGTAGATATGACATTGCAAACCGATTGCCGGGTGCGTGTCAACGGAGTGCCAAATGGTTTGGGCGGGACAGTGAATAATGTCTGCGATCCGACGCAAGGCTATTTCTTCAACGACACGACTCTCCAGAATTTCGGGAAGGTCATTACGAAGCGAGGCAATCGGCGGGTACAAATCTCGGTCAGGTTCACTTTCTAA
- a CDS encoding DUF1501 domain-containing protein, translated as MHSRRNFLQQSSAGLSALALAALLGEDGFAADGAKAVLDPLAPKKPHHRVRAKSVIWLFMEGGPSHLDTFDPKPELLKLAGKPMPESFGRPITAMGTGGNTIMPSQRTFKNYGQSGIPVSDWLPNIAQHVDDLAVLRSCWADGLNHVGSVWQMNTGSILAGRPSLGAWATYGLGTANQNLPTYVVLADGEGIFGGPNNWSAGFLPAVYQGTQFRTGANPVLYVKTPANIGDEQQRNKIQFITQLNQGYSADKPEDTELLARLNSYELAYRMQAAAPEAVDLMKESEATKKLYGIGNPVTDKYGTMCLIARRMVERDVRFIQLYSGAGSKWDSHADMEGNHSKMCASSDLPVAGLLTDLKARGLLDSTLVIWGGEFGRTPFNEKGDGRDHNPWGFTMWMAGAGIKGGQIIGATDEIGLKAIEQRAHAHDIHATILHLMGLNQFKTTYKHNGRLEVPTLVEGRVIRELVS; from the coding sequence CTGCACAGTCGGCGCAACTTTCTGCAACAAAGCAGTGCTGGGCTTTCCGCGCTCGCCTTAGCCGCATTGCTGGGCGAGGACGGCTTCGCTGCGGATGGCGCAAAAGCTGTGCTTGATCCGCTCGCACCGAAAAAGCCGCATCATCGCGTGCGCGCGAAATCCGTCATCTGGTTGTTTATGGAAGGCGGCCCGTCGCATCTGGATACCTTCGACCCAAAACCCGAACTGCTCAAACTGGCGGGCAAGCCGATGCCGGAATCGTTTGGGCGTCCGATCACGGCTATGGGTACAGGTGGGAATACGATTATGCCCAGCCAGCGCACCTTCAAAAATTATGGGCAAAGCGGCATTCCGGTGAGCGACTGGCTGCCCAACATTGCGCAACACGTAGACGATTTGGCCGTGTTGCGTTCGTGCTGGGCCGATGGATTGAATCATGTCGGTTCGGTCTGGCAGATGAATACCGGTTCGATTCTGGCCGGACGGCCTTCGCTTGGCGCGTGGGCGACGTATGGCTTAGGCACGGCGAATCAGAACCTGCCGACTTATGTGGTGCTGGCCGATGGCGAAGGCATCTTCGGCGGCCCAAATAATTGGAGCGCAGGGTTCCTGCCAGCAGTCTATCAGGGAACGCAATTTCGCACGGGCGCGAATCCGGTGCTGTACGTCAAAACACCCGCCAACATTGGCGATGAGCAACAGCGCAACAAAATTCAATTTATCACGCAACTGAATCAGGGGTACTCCGCCGACAAACCCGAAGACACGGAATTGCTGGCGCGTTTGAATTCATATGAGTTGGCCTATCGCATGCAAGCCGCCGCGCCCGAAGCCGTTGACCTGATGAAAGAATCCGAGGCGACCAAAAAACTCTATGGCATCGGCAACCCTGTGACGGATAAATACGGGACGATGTGCTTGATAGCGCGGCGCATGGTCGAACGCGATGTGCGCTTCATTCAGCTTTATTCCGGCGCGGGCAGCAAGTGGGATTCGCACGCCGATATGGAAGGCAACCACTCAAAGATGTGCGCTTCGAGCGACCTGCCCGTAGCGGGTTTGCTGACCGATTTGAAAGCGCGCGGCTTGCTCGATTCCACGCTGGTCATCTGGGGCGGCGAGTTCGGGCGGACGCCCTTCAACGAGAAGGGCGACGGGCGCGATCACAATCCCTGGGGCTTCACAATGTGGATGGCAGGCGCAGGCATCAAGGGCGGACAAATTATCGGCGCGACAGATGAAATCGGGCTGAAAGCGATTGAGCAACGCGCGCATGCTCACGATATTCACGCGACGATTCTGCACCTGATGGGATTGAATCAATTCAAGACGACCTACAAGCACAATGGGCGCCTGGAAGTGCCAACGTTGGTCGAGGGGCGCGTGATTCGTGAACTGGTTTCTTAA
- a CDS encoding TonB-dependent receptor, with protein sequence MRLIQTLTMLCLLSVCALAQEFRATISGRVSDASGAAVVGAKIVVTNLETNAANRVVTSENGDYVIPALQPGRYKLEVEASGFKKAVRDNLTLEVLARPTIDVALEAGAVTDSITVTADASRLETADASRGEVINGRTLVDLPLNGRNAFALATLVPGVNFVARSQTFTFLRTTGNNGISSLALSGSQPRFNEALLDGVPNTGSDGLIQFIPSVDATQEFKVQTNAFDAEFGRFAGGVINASIRSGTNDWHGALFEFLRNSKLNARDPFAATIPQFGYNLFGGSIGGPVYLPRFGEGGKAVYRGQNRTFFFFNYEGSREGVPRAFVSSVPTELERQGDFSQTFVRQANGTAAPVVIYDPATTRQVGTAFVRDAFVGNKIPLSRINPIAAKLITLFPLPNAAGDSITKANNYLRSFKDPVFDNGFVARIDHRFSERHAIFGRFSKRHFQVLRQGNFKNEVTQDVDDRVAPGFAFDDTLTLSPSLILNMRYGFSRYFNTGSSANTGTDPATFGFPAALSALLPVKAIPQIAIAGLTTLSGANKLLKSSEDSHSFRTGLTKIAGKQTFRFGGEYRVVRSNPGSFGANAAGAYSFNSTFTRGPNPQAATVTGGAALASFLLGLGSGGSVDNNAATAEQGKYFGFYFQDDFRLSSKLTLNLGLRYEWEGDYTERFNRLNRGYDFTTASSLEQQAKINYAANPIAEVPATNFNVKGGLLFTGVNGQSRGQTNLDRNNFSPRLGVAYSLTPKTILRGGYGLFYGASTVLAESRLGFSVSTPWVVSNDGSLTPANTLSNPFPTGLVNPTGASLGLNTLVGQGIGFIDPNRQQPFTHQYSLTIQRELPGKVLLDVAYSGSLGRDLAVNQAVNAIPLQFIKQARDTFVATGRNILNDSVQNPFFGLITSGALSARTVTRSQLLRPYPHFTGITLLNRSIGSSRYDAFQMKASRRFANGFSLLVSYTNAKQLDQVRFLNETDTALTKELSENDLPQRLVVSSSYELPFGKGKRFFGNAGGIGGKIVEGWQLNAIYQAQSGYVFDITGAESTGQSAEIPNSERSVNGWFNTSVFRQRQTLELVGLARLPDVRSAGKNNWDISLFKTTTLTEKIRLQFRAESFNAFNRPEFSSPSGGFGSANFAKITSTNTFARQFQFGLKLLW encoded by the coding sequence ATGCGGTTGATTCAAACCTTAACGATGCTTTGTTTACTATCTGTTTGCGCGCTGGCGCAGGAGTTCCGTGCCACGATCAGCGGGCGTGTCAGTGACGCTTCGGGCGCGGCGGTGGTCGGCGCGAAAATCGTCGTCACGAATCTGGAAACCAACGCAGCCAACCGCGTCGTCACTTCTGAGAACGGCGATTATGTCATTCCAGCTTTGCAGCCGGGACGTTACAAGCTGGAAGTCGAGGCCAGCGGCTTCAAAAAAGCGGTGCGCGACAACCTGACGCTGGAAGTGCTGGCGCGTCCAACGATTGATGTGGCGCTCGAAGCGGGCGCGGTCACGGATTCGATCACCGTCACCGCCGATGCGTCGCGGCTGGAAACAGCGGACGCTTCGCGCGGCGAGGTCATCAACGGGCGGACGCTGGTGGATTTGCCGCTCAACGGGCGCAATGCGTTTGCACTGGCAACGCTGGTGCCGGGCGTTAATTTCGTGGCGCGTTCACAAACGTTCACCTTTTTGCGCACGACCGGGAACAATGGGATTTCCAGCCTTGCGCTTTCCGGCTCGCAACCGCGTTTCAATGAAGCATTGCTGGATGGCGTGCCGAACACGGGCAGCGATGGTTTGATTCAGTTCATCCCTTCGGTGGACGCGACGCAGGAATTCAAAGTGCAGACCAATGCGTTTGATGCGGAGTTCGGACGGTTTGCGGGCGGTGTGATTAACGCTTCGATTCGGTCTGGGACGAATGATTGGCACGGAGCGTTGTTTGAGTTTTTGCGCAATTCAAAATTGAACGCGCGCGATCCGTTTGCGGCGACGATTCCGCAATTCGGCTACAACCTGTTTGGCGGTTCGATAGGCGGCCCGGTTTATTTGCCGCGCTTTGGCGAAGGCGGCAAGGCCGTCTATCGCGGGCAGAATCGCACCTTCTTCTTTTTCAATTATGAAGGCTCGCGCGAAGGCGTGCCGCGCGCGTTCGTTTCAAGCGTGCCAACAGAATTGGAACGGCAGGGCGATTTCTCGCAGACCTTTGTGCGGCAGGCGAATGGGACGGCTGCACCGGTTGTGATTTATGACCCGGCGACGACGCGGCAAGTGGGGACAGCATTTGTGCGCGATGCGTTCGTTGGCAATAAAATTCCCCTCAGCCGCATCAACCCGATTGCGGCGAAACTGATCACTCTGTTTCCGCTGCCCAACGCGGCGGGCGATTCGATCACGAAAGCCAACAACTATCTGCGCTCGTTCAAAGACCCGGTGTTTGATAACGGCTTTGTGGCGCGCATAGATCATCGGTTCAGTGAACGGCATGCGATCTTTGGGCGCTTTTCCAAACGCCATTTCCAGGTTTTGCGGCAGGGCAATTTCAAGAACGAAGTCACGCAGGATGTGGACGACCGCGTCGCGCCGGGCTTTGCGTTTGATGACACGCTGACGCTCAGCCCATCGTTGATTTTGAATATGCGTTACGGTTTCTCGCGTTATTTCAACACCGGTTCATCGGCGAATACTGGCACTGATCCGGCTACGTTTGGCTTTCCGGCAGCCTTGAGCGCGCTCTTGCCGGTCAAGGCGATTCCGCAAATTGCCATCGCTGGCCTTACGACTTTGAGCGGCGCGAACAAGTTGCTGAAAAGCTCTGAAGATTCGCATTCGTTTCGCACGGGGCTGACGAAAATCGCCGGTAAACAGACGTTTCGTTTCGGCGGCGAATATCGGGTGGTGCGCTCCAATCCAGGATCGTTTGGAGCCAATGCTGCCGGGGCGTATAGCTTCAATTCAACTTTCACGCGTGGGCCAAATCCACAGGCAGCCACGGTAACAGGCGGCGCGGCGCTGGCTTCGTTTTTGCTGGGGCTGGGTTCCGGCGGTTCGGTGGACAACAACGCGGCAACGGCGGAACAGGGCAAGTATTTCGGCTTTTATTTTCAGGACGATTTCCGCCTCAGCAGCAAGCTGACGCTGAATCTAGGACTGCGCTATGAATGGGAAGGCGATTACACCGAACGCTTCAACCGGCTCAATCGCGGTTATGATTTCACGACAGCGAGTTCGTTGGAACAGCAAGCGAAAATCAATTACGCCGCGAATCCGATTGCTGAAGTTCCGGCGACGAATTTCAACGTCAAAGGCGGATTGCTCTTCACCGGCGTGAATGGACAGTCGCGCGGGCAAACGAATCTGGATCGCAATAATTTCTCGCCGCGCCTCGGCGTGGCCTATAGCCTGACGCCGAAAACGATTTTGCGCGGTGGCTATGGTTTGTTTTATGGCGCGTCAACGGTACTCGCCGAATCACGCCTGGGCTTCAGCGTCTCGACGCCGTGGGTGGTTTCGAACGATGGCAGCTTGACGCCCGCCAATACGCTCAGCAATCCGTTTCCCACCGGACTGGTCAATCCGACCGGCGCAAGCCTGGGGCTGAATACGCTGGTGGGACAGGGCATCGGTTTCATTGATCCGAATCGTCAGCAACCGTTCACGCATCAGTATTCGTTGACGATTCAGCGCGAACTGCCGGGCAAGGTCTTGCTGGACGTGGCCTACAGCGGATCGCTGGGGCGCGATCTGGCGGTGAATCAGGCGGTCAATGCGATTCCGCTGCAATTCATCAAACAGGCGCGCGATACGTTTGTGGCAACGGGGCGCAACATTCTGAACGACTCGGTACAGAATCCGTTTTTCGGGTTGATTACGTCGGGCGCGTTGTCCGCACGCACGGTCACGCGCAGTCAGTTGCTGCGGCCTTACCCGCATTTCACCGGCATCACCCTGCTCAATCGCAGCATTGGCAGCAGCCGTTACGACGCCTTTCAAATGAAGGCTTCACGCCGTTTCGCCAATGGCTTCAGCCTGCTGGTGTCTTACACCAACGCCAAGCAGCTCGATCAGGTGCGCTTCCTCAACGAGACCGACACCGCATTGACCAAGGAACTGAGCGAGAATGACCTTCCGCAACGGCTGGTTGTCAGCAGCAGCTATGAATTGCCGTTCGGCAAAGGCAAACGCTTCTTCGGCAATGCTGGTGGCATTGGCGGCAAGATCGTCGAAGGCTGGCAACTCAACGCGATCTATCAGGCCCAGAGCGGCTATGTTTTCGACATCACCGGCGCGGAAAGCACAGGCCAAAGCGCAGAGATTCCGAACAGCGAACGCAGCGTCAACGGGTGGTTCAATACATCGGTCTTTCGCCAACGGCAGACGCTGGAGCTTGTTGGCTTGGCGCGTTTGCCCGATGTGCGTAGCGCCGGGAAAAACAACTGGGACATTTCGCTATTCAAGACGACGACCCTGACCGAAAAGATTCGCCTGCAATTCCGCGCCGAATCGTTTAATGCCTTCAATCGGCCTGAATTTTCTTCGCCGAGCGGCGGCTTTGGTTCCGCGAACTTCGCCAAAATCACCAGCACGAATACGTTCGCGCGGCAGTTTCAATTTGGGTTGAAGCTGTTGTGGTAG
- a CDS encoding LacI family DNA-binding transcriptional regulator, with translation MTTPTIKDVAQKAGVSTATVSRVLNNSGYFDVDTARLVNEAVEALGYRRNVHWERLVRNESRTVCFLLGNRETLNSTQVKMLLACERVMAEAGYDVVFSLHRYDREMKAGNLHLPRLIAQQGSVDGVILAGVHHDNFLDALDKLKLPYVIVGNTYIGRKEKLKQDAIVYDDVSGCFEAIEYLIRLRHQRIAFVGNTKLPWFARRYEGYQRAMKKAGLKEITVTDDWNVHYIEYGKLAAAELLRRATTPTAIFSGNDEIAGGIWKALLSRGVAMPREISLIGFGDREEFSILEPSLTTISVFQEKIGEELARMLLQKLKNPGTRLDAKVFPCQLLERNSCSVPLPNLKLIRK, from the coding sequence ATGACAACCCCAACGATCAAAGACGTAGCCCAAAAAGCGGGCGTGAGCACTGCGACGGTTTCGCGCGTGTTGAATAACTCAGGCTATTTTGACGTAGATACGGCGCGGCTGGTCAATGAAGCGGTTGAGGCGTTGGGGTATCGTCGCAATGTGCATTGGGAACGGTTGGTGCGCAATGAGTCGCGCACGGTTTGTTTTCTGCTCGGCAATCGTGAAACGCTTAATTCAACACAAGTCAAAATGCTGCTCGCCTGCGAACGGGTGATGGCGGAGGCGGGTTACGATGTGGTCTTTTCGCTTCATCGCTATGACCGGGAAATGAAGGCGGGAAATTTACATCTGCCGCGCTTGATTGCGCAGCAGGGATCAGTGGACGGTGTCATCCTGGCCGGAGTGCATCACGACAATTTTCTCGACGCCCTCGACAAGCTGAAACTGCCCTATGTCATTGTGGGGAATACTTACATCGGGCGCAAAGAAAAACTGAAGCAAGACGCGATTGTTTATGATGACGTGTCGGGTTGCTTTGAAGCCATCGAGTATCTGATTCGCCTGCGTCATCAGCGCATCGCGTTTGTGGGCAATACAAAATTGCCTTGGTTTGCGCGTCGCTATGAAGGCTATCAGCGAGCGATGAAAAAAGCCGGGCTGAAGGAAATTACCGTGACCGACGATTGGAATGTGCATTACATCGAATACGGCAAGTTGGCGGCGGCGGAATTGCTGCGCCGCGCGACGACGCCTACGGCGATATTCAGCGGCAATGATGAAATTGCGGGCGGCATCTGGAAAGCCCTGCTCAGTCGCGGCGTAGCGATGCCCCGTGAGATCAGTTTGATTGGCTTTGGCGACCGCGAAGAGTTCTCGATTTTAGAACCTTCGCTCACCACCATTTCGGTCTTTCAGGAAAAGATCGGGGAAGAACTAGCGCGGATGCTGTTGCAGAAATTGAAGAACCCGGGCACACGGCTCGACGCCAAAGTCTTCCCGTGTCAGTTATTGGAGCGCAATTCGTGCAGCGTGCCGCTGCCGAATTTGAAGCTGATCAGGAAATAG
- a CDS encoding exonuclease produces MKDQPEIYVNTDVESDGTIPGVNSMLSFDSAAYLADKTLVSTFTANLMTLPKAVADAGTMAWWATQPVAWAACRENPEDPATVMPRYVAWLKALPGKPVFVAYPAAYDFMFVHWYLMRFASESPFSHSALDIKTFAMALLKKDYRACPKRNMPKRWFDKLPHTHRALDDAIEQGALFCNMLAEWKG; encoded by the coding sequence ATGAAAGACCAACCTGAGATTTACGTCAACACCGATGTCGAAAGCGACGGGACGATTCCCGGTGTCAATTCCATGCTGAGTTTCGATTCGGCGGCTTATCTGGCCGACAAGACGTTGGTGAGTACGTTTACCGCCAATCTAATGACGCTGCCTAAAGCAGTCGCCGACGCAGGTACGATGGCGTGGTGGGCGACGCAGCCTGTAGCCTGGGCCGCTTGCCGCGAAAACCCGGAAGACCCTGCCACAGTGATGCCGCGTTACGTCGCGTGGCTCAAGGCGCTCCCGGGCAAACCAGTGTTCGTAGCCTATCCGGCGGCCTACGACTTTATGTTCGTCCATTGGTATCTGATGCGCTTCGCCTCAGAAAGCCCGTTCTCGCATTCGGCGCTCGACATCAAGACCTTTGCGATGGCGCTGCTCAAAAAGGATTACCGCGCCTGCCCCAAACGCAATATGCCGAAACGCTGGTTCGACAAGCTGCCGCATACGCATCGGGCGCTGGATGATGCGATTGAGCAGGGCGCGTTGTTTTGCAATATGCTGGCTGAGTGGAAAGGTTGA
- a CDS encoding type IV toxin-antitoxin system AbiEi family antitoxin domain-containing protein, with protein sequence MPKLAKATRKPVATQQVLQRMGQQNVARTGELIGRGVHRVHLQRLEKRGLIVRAGRGLYRLADAELSEYESFLQAAKLVPQGVLCLLSALNYHELTTQDPFEVWLALPRGAHRPRITEPPLRLHFFSGESYTEGIEEHKIEGVTLRVYNVAKTVADCFKFRNKIGLEVALEALRECRKARRATADEIWRYAGICRVGNVISPYLEALW encoded by the coding sequence ATGCCGAAACTAGCAAAAGCAACTCGCAAACCCGTAGCGACGCAACAAGTGCTGCAACGCATGGGGCAGCAAAACGTCGCACGTACCGGCGAACTCATCGGGCGTGGCGTGCATCGCGTCCATCTGCAACGGCTGGAAAAGCGCGGGCTGATCGTGCGCGCAGGGCGTGGTTTGTACCGCCTGGCCGATGCGGAACTGAGCGAGTATGAAAGTTTCCTGCAAGCGGCCAAGCTCGTACCGCAAGGCGTGCTGTGTTTGCTGTCGGCGCTCAACTATCACGAATTGACGACGCAAGACCCGTTCGAGGTTTGGCTCGCGTTGCCGCGCGGGGCGCATCGTCCACGCATCACCGAGCCGCCGCTCCGCCTCCATTTCTTTTCGGGCGAGTCATACACCGAAGGCATTGAGGAACACAAGATTGAGGGCGTCACGCTGCGTGTTTATAACGTAGCCAAGACCGTCGCCGATTGTTTCAAGTTCCGTAACAAGATCGGTTTGGAAGTCGCGTTGGAAGCCCTGCGCGAATGCCGCAAAGCGCGGCGCGCGACGGCGGATGAGATTTGGCGTTACGCCGGGATCTGTCGCGTCGGCAACGTGATAAGTCCCTATCTGGAGGCGCTGTGGTAA